A genomic region of Gossypium hirsutum isolate 1008001.06 chromosome D01, Gossypium_hirsutum_v2.1, whole genome shotgun sequence contains the following coding sequences:
- the LOC121213980 gene encoding probable calcium-binding protein CML44 has product MSPLSKNDLRRIFEKLDKNGDGLVSLEELNWLLERIGVQFSLEELESLVGKPCLGFEEFLFFYDSISNHNTKIEAAFDEEEEEEEIRMVHGGGDDDDDDHGDSDLAKAFKVFDLNGDGFISCEELQSVLVRLGLWDEKNGKDCRNMICFYDTNLDGMIDFEEFKNMMLRSVS; this is encoded by the coding sequence ATGTCTCCCCTTAGCAAGAACGACTTGCGACGGATTTTCGAGAAGCTTGACAAGAATGGGGATGGCTTGGTTAGCCTGGAGGAGCTTAATTGGTTGCTTGAGAGAATCGGAGTCCAGTTTAGCCTTGAAGAATTGGAGTCCTTAGTGGGAAAACCTTGTCTTGGCTTTGAAGAATTCTTGTTCTTCTATGATTCCATCTCCAACCACAACACCAAGATTGAGGCAGCCTTtgatgaggaggaggaggaagaagaaataAGGATGGTTCATGGTGgcggtgatgatgatgatgatgatcatgGAGACAGTGACCTTGCCAAGGCATTCAAGGTGTTTGACTTGAATGGTGATGGCTTCATTTCATGTGAGGAGCTTCAAAGCGTGTTGGTAAGACTTGGTTTATGGGATGAAAAGAATGGCAAAGATTGCAGGAACATGATTTGCTTCTATGACACCAACTTGGACGGTATGATTGATTTTGAAGAATTCAAAAACATGATGCTACGTTCCGTTTCTTAA